The genome window TCGTGCGTCCTGGTGTAAAGCTTTGACGAAACTCATCTAGCATTGCAATAAGAGCTGTCCCAGCAATAGCGACACCTGCAGCGAATCGACGTTTTCCCCATGCAAAGTAAATACCAAGTGCGATACAACCGAATCCAATAAAGTGCGTTAATTTTCGAATTAAAAACTCTACAAATTTAAAGTAACCACGCTCTTCAACAGAAACAACAGTATCCCAATAAGGAATTTTTAGTAAAGAGAGTTGCCTTTCAAAAGGTTTATTTGCCAATACATCCTCTAATTCTGGAAGTATACTTTGTTGTTCATAGGTCATACTAGAGGAAATCGCAAGTACTACTAAAAATGCTATTAAGATAAGCCATTTTTTCATCGGTGATCCATATATTGTTCGGCTTTAGTTAGCTCTTTGACTGCTTTAAAATCAGTTATCGAATCTATTTTTTCATAAGCGGCTAGTGTTTGCGTAAGCTGTTCCTGTGAGCTTGCACCAATCACTGTTGAGGCTACAGTAGATTCCTTTAGATTAAAGGCAAGCGCTAATGCATG of Lysinibacillus agricola contains these proteins:
- a CDS encoding VanZ family protein → MKKWLILIAFLVVLAISSSMTYEQQSILPELEDVLANKPFERQLSLLKIPYWDTVVSVEERGYFKFVEFLIRKLTHFIGFGCIALGIYFAWGKRRFAAGVAIAGTALIAMLDEFRQSFTPGRTMSGQDVILDTAGAIVFVGIVVLARKIFKRQRAL